A genomic segment from Polyangium mundeleinium encodes:
- a CDS encoding FAD-dependent monooxygenase has product MALDALVVGAGPVGLVMASELARHGLSCRIIDQGEGPSIWSKAQIIHARTLECFHDMGVIDPILARGRQVAGARILSPTLERIARVEIGGIDSPYPFLLSLSQRETEIVLAEHLERVHGVKVERKVKLESFSQDEGGVTVALAAEDGWVEELRVPYLLGCDGSHSTVRKTLDLPFEGSTYDVRLLQADVRVELPVAVHDDEIAIFLGPNGMLGFFPLPGEGRYRMLTFVDADDKRPVALETFQELLKERGPAGASLGDPAWMIDFHIHCRLAPHSRVGRVFLAGDAAHIHSPAGGQGMNMGIQDAYNLAWKLALVTRGVAKDALLDSYEAERRPVAEETLRFTDVSTRGLQTALTMKSPLTIGIRNHLMSFVTSLGFVKERAGRTVSQIEVAYPKSPAVGQDQSSLWNIRLTGSDERPGLSDWIHFGDGPAPGARVPDMPVGSDTLHNLICGTHHTLLCFDGAAATNEGYERLGRIVAAARARLGDRVRAYVIVPGSELPTALPADVPVLLDPDGELHRRFGARSECIYVVRPDGYVGYRSQPADEDKLAVWLDRLFV; this is encoded by the coding sequence ATGGCTTTGGATGCGCTCGTGGTGGGGGCGGGCCCGGTCGGGCTCGTGATGGCTTCGGAGCTCGCGCGGCACGGCCTCTCGTGCCGGATCATCGACCAGGGCGAAGGCCCTTCGATCTGGTCGAAAGCGCAGATCATCCACGCCCGCACCCTCGAATGTTTTCACGACATGGGCGTGATCGACCCCATCCTCGCGCGCGGCCGGCAGGTCGCGGGGGCGCGTATCCTTTCGCCCACGCTCGAGCGTATCGCGCGGGTCGAGATCGGCGGAATCGACTCGCCTTACCCCTTTTTGCTGAGCCTCTCGCAGCGCGAGACCGAGATCGTCCTCGCCGAGCACCTCGAACGCGTGCACGGCGTGAAGGTCGAGCGCAAGGTCAAGCTCGAGAGCTTTTCGCAGGACGAGGGCGGCGTGACGGTCGCGCTCGCCGCCGAGGACGGCTGGGTCGAAGAGCTGCGCGTGCCTTATCTGCTCGGCTGCGACGGCTCGCACAGCACCGTCCGCAAGACGCTCGACCTGCCGTTCGAGGGCTCGACCTACGACGTGCGCCTCCTGCAGGCCGACGTTCGCGTCGAGCTGCCGGTCGCCGTGCACGACGACGAGATCGCGATCTTCCTCGGCCCGAACGGCATGCTCGGGTTTTTCCCGCTGCCGGGCGAGGGGCGGTATCGCATGCTCACGTTCGTCGACGCCGACGACAAGCGCCCCGTCGCGCTGGAGACGTTCCAGGAGCTCTTGAAGGAGCGCGGCCCGGCCGGCGCGTCCCTCGGGGATCCGGCGTGGATGATCGATTTCCACATTCATTGCCGCCTCGCCCCGCATTCCCGCGTCGGCCGCGTGTTCTTGGCTGGCGATGCGGCGCATATTCACAGCCCGGCGGGCGGGCAGGGGATGAACATGGGGATCCAGGATGCGTACAACCTCGCCTGGAAGCTCGCGCTCGTCACGCGCGGCGTGGCCAAGGACGCGCTGCTCGACTCGTACGAGGCCGAGCGGCGGCCCGTGGCCGAGGAGACGCTGCGCTTCACGGACGTGAGCACGCGCGGGCTCCAGACGGCGCTCACCATGAAGAGCCCGCTCACGATCGGGATTCGCAACCATCTCATGAGCTTCGTCACGAGCCTCGGCTTCGTGAAGGAGCGCGCGGGGCGGACGGTGTCGCAGATCGAGGTCGCTTATCCCAAGAGCCCGGCTGTGGGGCAGGATCAATCGTCCTTGTGGAACATTCGCCTCACCGGATCGGACGAACGTCCGGGGTTGTCGGACTGGATCCATTTCGGCGACGGCCCCGCGCCCGGGGCGCGCGTGCCGGACATGCCGGTCGGCAGCGATACGTTGCACAACCTGATCTGCGGCACGCACCATACGCTTCTTTGTTTCGACGGCGCGGCCGCGACGAACGAGGGCTACGAGCGGCTCGGGCGTATCGTGGCCGCGGCGCGGGCGCGGCTCGGCGATCGCGTGCGGGCGTATGTGATCGTCCCCGGATCCGAGCTCCCCACGGCCTTGCCCGCGGACGTGCCCGTCCTGCTCGATCCGGACGGCGAATTGCACCGGCGGTTCGGCGCGCGATCCGAGTGCATTTACGTGGTGCGACCCGATGGATACGTCGGGTATCGCAGCCAGCCGGCGGACGAGGACAAACTCGCGGTCTGGCTCGATCGTCTCTTCGTTTGA
- a CDS encoding DUF4304 domain-containing protein, whose protein sequence is MTHKRVLRDRMSHIFKTWVTPTLHEAGFKKRGIVYVRDLGSVQHFFNHESDDLNTADEYRFTTNCGIHVPGVRGIFGNCVEPKAVDAAYGLLNVRPGMLTPTGDSWYKLTSSDGPEKDDEVGQELRRLVEVAALPFFDRFRDERSVAEFLSQPRRKEDRHVMPFEDTFELCYAAILWKRLGCKDKCRECIERERSKTKRRYSSLPEKFLARFSCDDD, encoded by the coding sequence ATGACCCATAAGCGAGTCCTGCGGGATCGAATGAGCCACATCTTCAAGACGTGGGTAACGCCCACGCTCCACGAAGCAGGGTTCAAGAAACGAGGGATCGTGTACGTGCGGGATCTGGGGAGCGTCCAGCACTTCTTCAATCACGAGAGTGACGACCTCAACACGGCCGACGAGTACCGTTTCACGACGAATTGTGGGATTCACGTGCCAGGGGTCAGAGGTATCTTCGGGAACTGCGTCGAACCCAAGGCGGTTGACGCAGCGTACGGGCTCCTGAACGTGAGGCCCGGAATGCTGACACCGACGGGCGACTCGTGGTATAAGCTCACGTCCTCCGATGGGCCCGAGAAGGACGACGAAGTAGGGCAGGAATTGCGGAGGCTCGTGGAGGTCGCGGCCCTGCCGTTCTTCGATCGGTTCCGGGACGAACGCTCGGTCGCGGAGTTCCTCTCGCAGCCCCGCAGGAAGGAAGACCGACACGTCATGCCCTTTGAGGATACGTTCGAGCTCTGTTATGCCGCGATCCTCTGGAAGCGGCTCGGGTGCAAGGATAAGTGCCGCGAGTGCATCGAGCGGGAGCGGTCGAAGACCAAGAGGCGATATAGCTCCCTGCCCGAGAAATTCCTGGCGCGGTTCTCCTGTGATGACGACTGA
- a CDS encoding S46 family peptidase codes for MPRLTNSFSALALLVSTLGLGLGCGAEPPPPADSANTSAANDSAKTGPKDDTKAADVKGPERKPFENPGGMWVPSQLAEHEAKLKGAGLELDPKALTDPMQPPLAAVVSLGGCSASFVSPDGLIVTNHHCVTGILQFNATPKQNVANDGYLAKTRADEKWAGPTNRIFVTRSFKDVTKDVREGLDKLPNDRARNDQIEAREKTLVGACEKDRPEVRCSLKAYFGGAQYLLVEQLEIRDVRLVYAPPEGVGNFGGEIDNWRWPRHGGDFAFLRAYVGKDQKPADHAETNVPYKPAHYLRLAQKPLAPNDFVMVAGYPGTTNRLRTSFEIKEALEWGYPRRIAAFEEGVKVLESVSKQKEEIAIKANPFLRGISNALTKIKGLAEGLGKGGVAAERAKKDADLAAWIGGDAERKAAYGDVIAKIEALVAERKKTREEDMALGDMMMSASLFQAASTIVRMAEERPKADAERDPEFQERTWKRIEQKMTRLSASYDRAIDQAMLKLALERVAKLPEKERPAFVATIAGKKLDAAAIEKAVKGLYEGTKLEDEKARLELLKTAKLDDLKKSKDPLIKLAVALRPAYKASEDRGKSFDGAMALLRPKYFEALQKMLGQQIAPDANGTLRVTYGSVRGYRPTKDAPVYTPFTTTSEMVKKHTGKEPFEAPSKLLAAANAKKWGTYADAALGEVPVDFLSDLDITGGNSGSPTLNGKGELVGLAFDGNYEAMASDVIFLPEITRTIHVDLRYVLWVMDVEGADNVLQELGVKPSID; via the coding sequence ATGCCTCGCCTGACGAACTCTTTTTCTGCACTGGCGCTGCTCGTTTCCACCCTCGGGCTCGGCCTCGGTTGCGGCGCAGAGCCCCCGCCCCCGGCTGATTCGGCGAACACTTCGGCTGCGAACGACAGCGCGAAGACGGGGCCGAAGGACGACACGAAGGCGGCGGACGTGAAGGGCCCCGAGCGCAAGCCTTTCGAGAACCCCGGCGGCATGTGGGTGCCCTCCCAGCTCGCCGAGCATGAAGCGAAGCTCAAGGGCGCGGGCCTCGAGCTCGATCCGAAGGCGCTCACCGATCCGATGCAGCCCCCGCTCGCGGCGGTCGTGAGCCTCGGCGGATGTTCGGCCTCGTTCGTGTCGCCCGATGGCCTCATCGTCACGAACCACCACTGCGTCACCGGCATCCTGCAGTTCAACGCGACGCCGAAGCAGAACGTCGCGAACGACGGTTACCTCGCGAAGACGCGCGCGGACGAGAAGTGGGCCGGCCCCACGAACCGCATCTTCGTGACCCGCTCGTTCAAGGACGTGACGAAGGACGTCCGCGAGGGCCTCGACAAGCTCCCGAACGATCGCGCGCGGAACGACCAGATCGAGGCGCGCGAGAAGACGCTCGTGGGGGCCTGCGAGAAGGATCGGCCCGAGGTGCGTTGCTCGCTGAAGGCGTACTTCGGCGGCGCGCAGTACCTGCTCGTCGAGCAGCTCGAGATCCGCGACGTGCGCCTCGTGTATGCCCCGCCGGAGGGCGTCGGCAACTTCGGCGGCGAGATCGACAACTGGCGCTGGCCCCGCCACGGCGGCGACTTCGCGTTCCTGCGCGCGTACGTGGGCAAGGACCAGAAGCCCGCGGATCACGCGGAGACGAACGTCCCGTACAAGCCGGCGCACTACCTGCGCCTCGCGCAGAAGCCGCTCGCGCCGAACGACTTCGTGATGGTCGCCGGGTATCCGGGCACCACGAACCGCCTGCGCACTTCGTTCGAGATCAAAGAGGCGCTCGAATGGGGATATCCGCGCCGCATCGCCGCCTTCGAGGAGGGCGTGAAGGTGCTCGAATCCGTGAGCAAGCAAAAGGAGGAGATCGCGATCAAGGCGAACCCCTTCCTGCGCGGCATCTCGAACGCGCTCACGAAAATCAAGGGCCTGGCCGAGGGCCTCGGCAAGGGCGGCGTGGCCGCGGAGCGCGCCAAGAAGGACGCTGATCTCGCGGCGTGGATCGGCGGCGACGCCGAGCGCAAGGCCGCCTATGGCGACGTGATTGCCAAGATCGAGGCGCTCGTCGCGGAGCGGAAGAAGACGCGCGAGGAGGACATGGCGCTCGGCGACATGATGATGAGCGCGAGCCTGTTCCAGGCGGCCTCCACGATCGTGCGGATGGCGGAGGAGCGCCCGAAGGCGGACGCCGAGCGCGACCCGGAGTTCCAGGAGCGCACCTGGAAGCGCATCGAGCAAAAGATGACGCGGCTCTCGGCCTCGTACGATCGGGCGATCGACCAGGCGATGCTGAAGCTCGCCCTGGAGCGGGTCGCGAAGCTGCCCGAGAAGGAGCGGCCGGCGTTCGTCGCGACGATCGCGGGCAAGAAGCTCGACGCGGCGGCGATCGAGAAGGCGGTGAAGGGCCTTTACGAGGGGACGAAGCTCGAAGACGAGAAGGCGCGGCTCGAGCTCTTGAAAACGGCGAAGCTCGACGATTTGAAGAAGAGCAAGGACCCGCTCATCAAGCTCGCCGTGGCGCTGCGCCCCGCGTACAAGGCCTCCGAGGATCGGGGCAAATCGTTCGACGGCGCGATGGCGCTGCTCCGGCCGAAGTATTTCGAGGCGCTGCAGAAGATGTTGGGCCAGCAGATCGCGCCCGACGCGAACGGGACGCTCCGCGTGACGTACGGCAGCGTGCGCGGCTATCGCCCGACGAAGGACGCGCCGGTCTACACGCCGTTCACGACCACGTCGGAGATGGTCAAGAAGCATACGGGCAAGGAGCCGTTCGAGGCGCCCTCCAAGCTGCTCGCGGCGGCGAACGCGAAGAAGTGGGGGACGTATGCGGACGCGGCGCTCGGCGAGGTGCCCGTGGATTTCCTGAGCGACCTCGACATCACGGGCGGTAACTCCGGTTCGCCCACGCTCAACGGAAAGGGCGAGCTCGTCGGACTCGCGTTCGACGGCAATTACGAGGCGATGGCGTCGGACGTGATCTTCCTGCCGGAGATCACGCGGACAATCCACGTGGATCTGCGCTACGTGCTCTGGGTGATGGACGTCGAGGGGGCGGACAACGTCCTGCAAGAGCTCGGCGTGAAGCCTTCGATCGACTGA
- a CDS encoding DUF1588 domain-containing protein, whose protein sequence is MSLAALGAVGFTGCIAGEDDGPCVSDQMFFAEQVWAPILSNNCIACHTSNGAAKDSSLVLRGSSEAGFLDTNYDIMKNAAALQQDGMSQLLAMPTGGTASRKHPGGVVIQPGSEEFKALEELVNRFNEPSSCETNLSATFTGVQLATPAETLRKAALSLVGRLPTVEEEDAIEAGGIRALDPILDQMMTEEAFYTRLKEVYNDQFLTDRYLGNEDAVQLLNDIDYYNPYWYDQFFDAANADPKSMEDGIDKYGAWNADDLYNKLRSWTNRGVAREPLELVAHVVRENRPFSEILTANYIMVNPFSAKAFMLGDLAFKNDADPNEFIEAQIPTLPHAGVLTSPMFLNRFPTTETNRNRARARMVYQFFLGTDILKTGQQPLDQTLITEVNPTLNAAACQQCHVEIDPVAGAFRHWNGRAAYDPMTPPLDDMRPPGFKGEKTPYETLPQGLQWLAPRVAADPRFALSAVYIIFEGLTGQKPLVAPQDRKATDFSTEFQAYLAEYTEFSKIAREFEASNYDLKVVVKQIVHSPYFRAKNSGSLDAGGKARLGEVGMGRLVTPEQLHRKIQAVLGYPWRPRAYEDNGGTYDYLLRSDAYRMLYGGIDSADVIKRVISPNGIMANIGERMANEMSCIAVPRDMWKPTEERTLFPYVETSFEPEDKNGFPVEPAVAAIKKNIQFLHKHILGETLPDGHPEIERTYKLFLETYREGVKGMSDMSQPEGKYSTWLAGPCRVENDYWTRTPLPEEDRLREDPTYVIRSWMTVVTYMLSDYHFLYE, encoded by the coding sequence GTGTCTCTGGCCGCGCTCGGCGCGGTCGGGTTCACCGGTTGCATCGCAGGGGAGGACGATGGTCCGTGCGTTTCGGACCAGATGTTCTTCGCCGAGCAGGTCTGGGCTCCGATCCTTTCGAACAACTGCATCGCCTGCCATACCTCGAACGGGGCCGCGAAGGACTCGAGCCTCGTGCTTCGAGGCAGCAGCGAAGCAGGCTTCCTCGACACGAACTACGACATCATGAAGAACGCGGCTGCCCTCCAGCAGGACGGCATGTCGCAGCTCCTCGCCATGCCCACCGGCGGCACCGCCTCCCGCAAGCATCCGGGCGGCGTGGTCATTCAGCCGGGCAGCGAGGAGTTCAAGGCGCTCGAGGAGCTCGTGAACCGCTTCAACGAGCCCTCGTCCTGCGAGACGAACCTCTCGGCCACGTTCACGGGCGTGCAGCTCGCGACGCCCGCCGAGACGTTGCGCAAAGCGGCGCTCTCCCTGGTCGGCCGACTGCCCACCGTGGAAGAAGAAGACGCCATCGAGGCCGGCGGCATCCGCGCGCTCGATCCGATCCTCGATCAGATGATGACCGAGGAGGCGTTCTACACGCGCCTGAAGGAGGTCTACAACGACCAGTTCCTCACGGATCGCTACCTGGGGAACGAGGACGCGGTGCAGCTCCTCAACGACATCGATTATTACAACCCCTACTGGTACGACCAGTTCTTCGATGCCGCGAACGCCGACCCGAAGTCGATGGAAGACGGCATCGACAAGTACGGCGCCTGGAACGCCGACGACCTCTACAACAAGCTGCGTTCCTGGACGAACCGCGGCGTGGCGCGCGAGCCGCTCGAGCTCGTGGCCCACGTGGTGCGCGAGAACCGGCCGTTCAGCGAGATCCTGACGGCGAACTACATCATGGTGAACCCCTTCTCCGCGAAGGCGTTCATGCTGGGCGACCTGGCGTTCAAGAACGACGCCGACCCGAACGAGTTCATCGAGGCGCAGATCCCGACCCTGCCCCACGCCGGCGTGCTCACGTCGCCGATGTTCCTGAACCGCTTCCCGACGACGGAGACGAACCGGAACCGGGCGCGCGCGCGCATGGTCTACCAGTTCTTCCTCGGCACCGACATCCTGAAGACCGGCCAGCAGCCGCTCGATCAGACGCTCATCACCGAGGTCAACCCGACCCTCAACGCGGCCGCCTGCCAGCAATGCCACGTCGAGATCGATCCGGTCGCCGGCGCGTTCCGGCACTGGAACGGGCGCGCGGCCTACGACCCGATGACGCCTCCGCTCGACGACATGCGTCCGCCGGGCTTCAAGGGCGAAAAGACGCCGTACGAGACGCTGCCGCAAGGCCTGCAGTGGCTCGCGCCGCGCGTCGCCGCCGACCCGCGCTTCGCCCTCTCGGCCGTGTACATCATCTTCGAAGGCCTCACCGGGCAGAAGCCGCTCGTGGCGCCGCAGGACCGCAAGGCGACCGACTTCTCGACCGAGTTCCAGGCGTACCTCGCCGAGTACACGGAGTTCAGCAAGATCGCGCGCGAGTTCGAGGCTTCGAACTACGACCTCAAGGTCGTCGTGAAGCAGATCGTCCACTCGCCGTATTTCCGCGCGAAGAACAGCGGCTCGCTCGACGCGGGCGGCAAGGCGCGGCTCGGCGAGGTCGGCATGGGCCGCCTCGTCACGCCCGAGCAGCTCCACCGCAAGATCCAGGCAGTCCTCGGGTATCCGTGGCGTCCTCGCGCCTACGAGGACAACGGCGGGACCTACGATTACCTGCTCCGCAGCGACGCCTACCGCATGCTCTACGGCGGCATCGATTCGGCCGACGTGATCAAGCGCGTGATCAGCCCGAACGGCATCATGGCGAACATCGGCGAGCGTATGGCGAACGAGATGTCCTGCATCGCGGTCCCGCGCGACATGTGGAAGCCGACGGAGGAGCGCACGCTCTTCCCGTACGTCGAGACGAGCTTCGAGCCGGAAGACAAGAACGGCTTCCCGGTCGAGCCCGCCGTCGCGGCCATCAAGAAGAACATCCAGTTCCTCCACAAGCACATCCTCGGCGAGACGCTGCCCGACGGACATCCCGAGATCGAGCGCACCTACAAGCTCTTCCTCGAGACGTACCGCGAAGGCGTGAAGGGCATGAGCGACATGTCGCAGCCCGAGGGCAAGTACTCGACGTGGCTGGCCGGCCCGTGCCGCGTGGAGAACGACTACTGGACGCGTACGCCGCTGCCTGAAGAGGATCGCCTGCGCGAGGATCCGACCTACGTCATCCGGTCCTGGATGACGGTCGTGACGTACATGCTGTCCGACTACCACTTCCTTTACGAGTGA
- a CDS encoding DUF1501 domain-containing protein — protein MDRRDFLKIASTAGLGVAASTIPFSSEAGAAPYTGKFWVMIHAGGGWDVTSHCDPKGSKGESDPDPMNHYLESAIGTAVGSTSKLPMRYAPDPDGANKAFFDKYVNDLMVLNAVDTSTNSHDVGTRVTWAGTLAENKASFAALAAAVAGGSLPMAYISYGGYDTTAGTVAVTRVGNVDAIRRIAYPNVIDPMYDENKTPYYTDETEARIAETRSARHLAYAEKQNLPRIKQSMGMLYTARSGQNELKKLTEYLPAQLENSNLRRQAQIALAAYRAGICVSANLGIGGFDTHGNNDDQQFGRLAELWDGINYLVEEAKATGVWGNMVIVVGSDFGRTPGYNSGNGKDHWSITSMLLMGAGIPGNQVIGKTTERHNPMNIDPKTLEPVEGGGLRLKPGHVHRALRRLAGIDQSEVAARSPIKEKEELPLFG, from the coding sequence ATGGACCGAAGAGATTTCCTCAAGATTGCATCGACGGCAGGGCTCGGCGTCGCCGCCAGCACCATCCCGTTCTCCAGCGAAGCCGGAGCTGCGCCGTACACCGGCAAGTTCTGGGTCATGATCCACGCCGGCGGCGGCTGGGACGTCACGAGCCACTGCGATCCGAAAGGCTCGAAGGGCGAGAGTGATCCCGACCCGATGAACCATTACCTCGAGTCGGCGATCGGGACGGCGGTCGGGAGCACGAGCAAGCTCCCGATGCGGTACGCCCCGGATCCGGACGGCGCGAACAAGGCGTTCTTCGACAAGTACGTGAACGACCTCATGGTCCTGAACGCCGTCGATACGTCGACGAACAGCCACGACGTCGGCACGCGCGTGACGTGGGCGGGCACCTTGGCCGAGAACAAGGCCTCGTTCGCGGCGCTCGCGGCCGCGGTCGCGGGCGGGTCGCTGCCGATGGCGTACATCTCGTACGGCGGCTACGACACGACGGCGGGCACCGTGGCGGTGACCCGGGTGGGCAACGTCGACGCGATCCGTCGCATCGCCTACCCGAACGTCATCGACCCGATGTACGACGAGAACAAGACGCCGTACTACACGGACGAGACCGAGGCGCGTATCGCCGAGACCCGCTCCGCGCGGCACCTGGCGTATGCCGAGAAGCAGAACCTGCCGCGCATCAAGCAGTCGATGGGCATGTTGTATACGGCGCGCTCGGGGCAAAACGAGCTCAAGAAGCTGACGGAGTACCTGCCGGCGCAGCTCGAGAACTCGAACCTCCGTCGCCAGGCGCAGATCGCGCTCGCCGCCTACCGCGCCGGCATCTGCGTCAGCGCGAACCTCGGCATCGGCGGGTTCGATACGCACGGCAACAACGACGACCAGCAATTCGGCCGCCTGGCCGAGCTCTGGGACGGCATCAACTACCTCGTCGAAGAGGCAAAGGCGACGGGCGTCTGGGGCAACATGGTGATCGTCGTCGGGTCCGACTTCGGCCGCACGCCGGGGTACAACTCCGGCAACGGCAAGGACCACTGGTCGATCACGAGCATGCTGCTCATGGGCGCGGGCATCCCGGGCAACCAGGTCATCGGCAAGACGACCGAGCGTCACAACCCGATGAACATCGACCCGAAGACGCTGGAGCCGGTCGAGGGCGGCGGGCTCCGCCTGAAGCCCGGTCACGTGCACCGCGCGCTGCGCAGGCTCGCGGGGATCGATCAGAGCGAGGTCGCGGCGCGCTCCCCGATCAAGGAGAAGGAAGAGCTGCCGCTGTTCGGCTGA
- a CDS encoding FG-GAP-like repeat-containing protein, whose product MMHSSSFPPRVTTLNVVGRLGVWVLFFGAMLGSTGCEIIARVDRGQIDQGNGGVDVVCGDGTRAAPEACDDGNEASGDGCASDCTVESGWTCSGQPSTCTNVDGCTPNPCQNGGTCTDGVDGYTCQCAPGFTGANCETNVDDCTPNPCQNGGTCTDGADGYTCQCATGFTGTNCETNVDDCAPNPCQNGGTCADGVDGYTCQCATGFTGTNCETNVDDCAPNPCQNGGTCADGVDGYTCQCAPGFTGTNCETNADDCAPNPCQNGGTCTDSVDGYTCQCATGFTGTNCETNVDDCAPNPCQNGGTCTDGVDAYTCQCASGFTGTNCETNVDDCIPNPCQNGGTCADGVDAYTCQCAPGFAGTNCETNVDDCAPNPCQNGGICTDGINGYTCQCAPTYEGTNCEACTGTLADCNGLASDGCEVNLQSNADHCNMCNLACSTGDICSNGACQTPPTGQVPGTPITVPATHTPLAPAVADVNGDGKLDILVANAESGSTSTPSGSVSVFFGNGDATVQAEVNYAGAPLSSNAVVAADVDGDGWLDAITVDGQTNLPATNGNISVYRNLGASAPGTFGALTSFTTGAPGSVHLCAGDFDDNGQIDIATTSVVSNQVSVLFGDGAGGFGAPVLIAIPSTGGVQSTIACRDLNGDDHPDIVVTSPSSARLSILLNQGDGSFAAPVSYANALNGQTAGLAFGDADGDGNLDILANGAAGAYLFFFKGNGNGTVANGVQSATGASAIANSALGVVASDFNGDGKLDTYILATTSTGGVRPMTGNGNGTFTAGTLVTTGTSPGLNAIAVADLDVDGYDDLILTNKGSATLTVIPNGL is encoded by the coding sequence ATGATGCACTCCTCTTCATTTCCCCCGCGCGTGACGACGTTGAACGTGGTGGGGCGGCTGGGCGTTTGGGTTCTCTTCTTCGGGGCGATGCTCGGATCGACGGGATGCGAGATCATCGCCCGCGTCGATCGCGGCCAGATCGACCAGGGCAACGGCGGCGTGGACGTGGTGTGCGGCGACGGGACCCGCGCCGCGCCGGAGGCCTGCGACGACGGCAATGAGGCGAGCGGCGATGGCTGCGCCAGCGACTGCACGGTCGAGAGCGGCTGGACCTGCTCCGGGCAGCCCAGCACGTGTACGAACGTCGACGGCTGCACCCCCAACCCCTGCCAGAACGGTGGCACCTGCACCGACGGCGTCGACGGCTACACGTGCCAGTGCGCACCCGGATTCACCGGGGCGAACTGCGAGACCAACGTCGACGACTGCACCCCCAACCCCTGCCAGAACGGCGGCACCTGCACCGACGGCGCCGACGGCTACACGTGCCAGTGCGCGACCGGGTTCACCGGCACGAACTGCGAGACCAACGTCGACGACTGCGCCCCCAACCCCTGCCAGAACGGCGGCACCTGCGCCGACGGCGTCGACGGCTACACGTGCCAGTGCGCGACCGGGTTCACCGGCACGAACTGCGAGACCAACGTCGACGACTGCGCCCCCAACCCCTGCCAGAACGGCGGCACCTGCGCCGACGGCGTCGACGGCTACACCTGCCAGTGCGCGCCCGGATTCACCGGCACGAACTGCGAGACCAACGCCGACGACTGCGCCCCCAACCCCTGCCAGAACGGCGGCACCTGCACGGACTCCGTCGACGGCTACACGTGCCAGTGCGCGACCGGATTTACCGGCACGAACTGCGAGACCAACGTCGACGACTGCGCCCCCAACCCCTGCCAGAACGGCGGCACCTGCACCGACGGCGTCGACGCGTACACGTGCCAGTGCGCCTCCGGATTCACCGGCACGAACTGCGAGACCAACGTCGACGACTGCATCCCCAACCCCTGCCAGAACGGCGGCACCTGCGCCGACGGCGTCGACGCATACACCTGCCAGTGCGCACCCGGATTCGCCGGGACGAACTGCGAGACCAACGTCGACGACTGCGCCCCCAACCCCTGCCAGAACGGCGGCATCTGCACCGACGGCATCAATGGCTACACGTGCCAGTGCGCGCCCACCTACGAGGGGACCAACTGCGAGGCCTGCACCGGCACCCTCGCAGATTGCAATGGGCTCGCGTCCGATGGCTGCGAGGTGAACCTCCAGAGCAACGCCGACCACTGCAACATGTGCAATCTCGCGTGCTCGACGGGCGACATCTGCTCGAATGGCGCCTGCCAGACTCCGCCCACCGGCCAGGTCCCCGGCACGCCGATCACCGTCCCGGCGACGCACACCCCGCTGGCGCCGGCGGTCGCCGACGTGAACGGCGACGGCAAGCTCGACATCCTCGTGGCCAACGCCGAATCCGGCTCGACGAGCACCCCCTCCGGATCGGTCTCCGTTTTCTTCGGCAACGGCGACGCGACCGTCCAGGCGGAGGTCAATTATGCGGGCGCCCCGCTCTCCAGCAACGCGGTCGTGGCGGCGGACGTGGACGGCGACGGGTGGCTCGACGCCATCACCGTCGACGGCCAGACCAACCTGCCCGCAACGAACGGGAACATCAGCGTCTACCGCAACCTGGGCGCGAGCGCGCCCGGGACCTTCGGCGCGCTGACGAGCTTCACCACCGGCGCCCCCGGTTCGGTCCACCTCTGCGCCGGGGACTTCGATGACAATGGGCAGATCGATATCGCCACCACCAGCGTGGTCTCGAACCAGGTGAGCGTGCTCTTCGGCGACGGCGCCGGCGGCTTCGGCGCGCCCGTGCTCATCGCCATCCCCAGCACCGGCGGCGTGCAGTCGACCATCGCCTGCCGTGACCTGAACGGCGACGACCACCCCGACATCGTGGTGACGAGCCCGAGCTCCGCGCGGCTCTCGATCCTCCTCAACCAGGGCGACGGCTCGTTCGCCGCACCGGTCTCCTACGCCAACGCCCTCAACGGCCAGACCGCGGGCCTCGCCTTCGGCGACGCCGACGGAGACGGCAATCTCGACATCCTCGCGAACGGAGCGGCCGGCGCATACCTCTTCTTCTTCAAAGGGAACGGCAACGGCACCGTCGCGAACGGCGTGCAATCCGCCACCGGGGCCAGCGCGATCGCCAACTCGGCGCTGGGGGTCGTGGCCAGTGACTTCAACGGCGACGGCAAGCTCGACACCTACATCCTGGCCACCACATCCACGGGCGGCGTCCGCCCGATGACCGGCAATGGCAACGGGACCTTCACCGCGGGCACCCTCGTCACGACCGGCACCTCACCCGGCCTCAACGCCATCGCGGTCGCGGACCTGGATGTCGATGGGTACGACGATCTCATCCTGACCAACAAGGGCTCCGCCACCCTCACCGTGATCCCGAACGGGCTCTGA